In Candidatus Contubernalis alkalaceticus, the genomic window GAGTAATCCATTTGGCAATGCTGCTTTCCCCGATATAAAGCTCAAAAACATTCCAGGCCTTCCGGTTCACTTCCACGTAACCCCCGGCCAGCTTCCCCACCCGGGAATCAGGGCTGTAATAGAACTCTTCCGGGTTAGAGGATAGATAGATATCCAAAAATTCCTTTTCTGTCTGTCCCCGGTAACGGAGCACATAATCAAATAACTTATCATTTTCCAAAACTCCCACCTTGAACAGCTCATAACCCTGGGGGAGATGATCCTTCAGTGCCTCTAGCTCAACATTGGCCTCCACCTCCGACATTTCTCCGAGACGGTTTATTTCCTGAACATAGGGCTGCTCCGGGGAGGTAGTATCTATATCCTCCAGAGCAAAATCAAAAGTTTGGGGGTCTATGGGGGGATTCACCTTTAGTTCCGTAAACTCAACCACCAGGCTGCTCCCTTCATAGGGGATCAGCTCCTTTTTTAAAGGAAGGTTTGTCCCCTTATCAATCCACATACGGCTGTATTCTTCCCCCTCTTCATACCTGTACTGCAGAACCACCGTCTCCCGGCCCAACAGGATTTCCTCCCCAATTTCCGTTACCTCTACCGCATTCTTCAGTTCCCACACCTGGCTCCCTATATGATAACGCCAGAGCTCCTTTTCCGGAAATACATTCTCCACCGTAATGCTGTTGGGCATGATGGTCACCAACCGTTCCCCATCACTGATATTGGTTACCTCCACATTGTCAAAATGATGCACCGCCACATAGCTCCAGGGTTTCCGATAAGTTATATTGACCGTCTCCTGGAAATCCACAATACCCTCCCTTTCAGAGCGGATTTCCACCACTCCGGCATAGCTCTCCAGGCCGCCGTAGGCTCTCACCACCGCCTCAACGATACTCTCTTGACCCATAAAGGGAGAATCCATAATCCCAATAAAAGCTGCCAGGACAATGACCGCCGCCGCAGCCATAAGGGCTAACCGCCTGATAACCTGCTTTGCCCCCCCTGTTCTTATATCATTTCGGGGTTTTCCGCTGACCCAACTCCTTCGGCTCTGAATATGAGAATCCTCCCCAGGCCCAATTTTCTCCTGTCCTACCTCCCCGGTTCTTTTCACCGCCCGAAGGGTTTCAAATAGCTTTTCCATTTCCAGGTTTTCATCGGATTCGTAGGCCCGGGGTTTTTTCTCTGCAGTCAAATCATCAATAAACTCAGAAAGGATCTCCTCCTGCTTTTCTTTATCCACGGAAATACCCCCTTTCCTCTAGTATTTGTTTTAAACTTTGAGCAGCTCTAAATTGTAGACTCCTCACCGCTCCCGGTGAGCGTTCCATCTTCTCCGCTACCTCCTGCACCGAATAACCCTCTACTACCCGCCATACTAAAACATGCCGGTAATCCTCGGTCAATTCCTTCATGGCCTCAATGATGACCATTTTATCCTCGCTCTCATTTTCCATACCGGCATCACTCCAGCGGCTCTCCTGCACTTCTTCCAGGTTAACCACCCTGGGATGCCGGGCTCTCTTACGCCACAGGTCCTTCATCATATTGCGAGCCGCCTGAAACACATAAGCCCTTATTTTCTCCGGCTGCACCTGGTTATCTATTAACTTGGGGTATACCCGTTTAAAGGTATCCTGGGTCAGCTCTTCCGCCTCTTCCCGATTCTGCACCTTATAATAAACAAAACGGTATACCTCCGGCCAGAGGTCCTTAAAAAGTTCTTCGAAGTTTCCGGAAACTCCCGGTGGAATCATACAATCACCTCAGATCTAAGGCGTCACTTACTCTTTAAGACGCCTGAAATTGTTAAATGTTACGCCAATATAGATGATAATTTTTTCCATAATACTATTCCCTGGCCCTATTATATTTACCCCTTTTATAATTATAGAGATACTTCCTAGAAAATAATTGATTTTCCTGCCTGCCCAAAAAATAATGCCCTTTTCAAAAAACGAAAAGGGCATTATAAATTTTTCATTTCATATAAATACTTTTTTTTGGCTCAAACACTACCCGGCCCGGCCGCCTCCGCCGCCGAAGCCGCCACCGCCTCCACCGGAAAAACCTCCACCGCCTCCAGATCCTGAAGAAGAGGAGGGGCTGTAACTAACCGCTGTCAGAAAAGACTGCTGCAGTCGGCTGGTCATACCGTTAAAGTTAGCCAGAGGCATCCCGGAACCCATACCTCCATGGGGCAAATAGTACCAGCCATATCCAAATCGGTAATTCCCCTCCTGCAGGTTGGGGAAAACAATGTTCAGCTGCTTAATTACCTCTTCAGCTATTCCAAGGGATATGGCATAGACCAGATAATGCTCCCAAATAACCAGAGAGGGAATCCCTGCCCGGTCCATCTGGGAAAAATCCAGTAAAAACTTTCGAAATGCCTTCCATTTTGCAAACTGGGTAACCCCCTGCCGGGACCGGCGCCTGAGAACAGCCGCCGCCACCAGCATTACAACTCCACTGAGCAGCATGGCAAAACCGGTGACTATCATATTCACAAAAAAAAGTAAAAAACCCACTATTATCAGGACTGCACCCACTGCAAATTCCTGGGTCTTACCCTTTTTGGTGATAGGATCAAAAAACTCATATTTATCACAGTTCAACTTCAATGTAGACTGCCAGCCGGAGTAAAAACCCTGGAAACCGCTGGGATTCTTTTTGGCATGTTTCTCAATATCACTAAAGTTCAGTTCATTTTCCCCCACAGCAATCGTGCTAAAAAGATAATTTATAAGGTCTAGTTCATGGGGCGCCAACTCCTGATTAAAATCCCCAGGCTTCCGAGTCAGCCGATAATCCATTGTTTTTTTAAAAAGTCCGGACTTCTTCTCCTCCCCCTCTTCAATCTTCATATAGCCCCTGCGGGCCAAATCCATTATAGTTGCCGTCAGGTCATCCGGCGAAATAACGCCAAAACGGTAAAGCACGGCCATTTCTGCAGGAGAATAATCTGCCGGCAGCTCCCGGTAGTAATCCCCTTGAAAATCCGGTTTAAATTCCTTACCGTACTTCCGCCAGAAATAAAATACCCCCCCCAGGGCCAGGAGAAAAATCACCGGCGCCAGGGCCCAATCCAGGTAATGCCTGAACCTATCCCGGTTTGCCTGGGCAGCTAATGCCGCCTCCTCCTCTAAAATGTTTTCTAAAGCATACCGGCCCGTCCGGTACTGCTCATTAGCCCCCGGCAGGAATTCAGAAGGGAAAAGGATTCGACCCTCTAAAAAACGGTCCCCCGGCAGATTATCTACTTCAAAAAAAACATTATTTCCGGAAATAGTAACTTCCCCCTGCAGGGGCCCGTGGCCCCAGGCCTTGACCTCCTCTGCGGGAATTCCTTCAGGCAGAATAACAGCTACCCGCACCTTTCCTGAAGGAATCTCCCAGTAATCTCCCACAAACTTGTAATAGAAGTCCACAATATCCTCATGGACCAGCACAACATGGTGAGCATCATAACCCAGGGTAAAAGTCTTTTGCTCATTTACGGCCTGGTAAAACCACTTCACCACCATTTTATCAGGTTCATCCAACACAAGGAATGAATACTGCCCAGACCTCCCCTGCTGGTCTTGTTCATACATTATGTCCCCTTCCCTGACATAGAACCGGTCAAATTTACTGTTTCCCTTTTTAAATACCCACTGCTCCAACCAGGTGAAGCTGCCGGAAAAATCAAAGGTCCTGCTTTCCTGTATCCTTACTGTGCCGTCCTCTAAAATCTCCGCTTCGATATACACCTCAGGGATTTTGTAACTCTTGGCCTGAACCATTCCCCCCCACAGCGCCACCACCAGGATAATTAACGCTGCCGTCACCAATCCCTTTCTCCATCTTCTCATTTAGATTCCTCCCGAAGAAATAATTATTGCATAGACATTACTATCAATATTTTGATTTCCTGTAAATAAATTCCTTTTAAAGGCAAATATTTTAGGGAGATTTGTCAATCCGGGTTAATCATTTTCCCCTCTAATATATTAACCCCACTTTCAGTCCCCTTTCCGGTAAACCTGCGGCCATAGGCATTAACATACTGAAAACTATAATCTCCGGAGGTAAAACTATCCCCGTGATAGAGATTTTTTTGTGTAACCATGAGATCCTCAAATTCAATGACCCCGGATCCGGTGCATCTGATTACCATCAATAAATGTTTATACCTTCCCAGCAGACATTTCCAACCCTGTATAAAAGCAGGGCCTCTTTTATCCCGCAGGATTTCTATAATCAAATCGTAGTTAAAAGTACTCCCTTCAATATAAAAATCAGCATCCTGGTTTTCAGAATTAAAGGTAATCACCACCCTCTCCCTGGTTCTCCCCTTCAACCTTATCTTCCTGGGGGTGCTGAACAACTCATCTGCTGCGTCATTTCTATAATATATCAGGCTTCCCCCCACCCGTATCCGGCGGTAAACCAGAAGCCAGTAAAGTATAAGCCCTACCAAAAAGAATAATAAAAGTACTGCTAGAATAGTTAAAACAACTGCCCCCGAACCATAGGCCAAAGGTATAATTCTTCTTATCAACGCTTCAGGGACAGTGGTTACTTCTAACCCAAAACTCAACTGAGATGGTTGCACCTCCATCAAGCTGTCCACCACCTGAAAATCCAGCATGAGGTTGTAATCTCCCAGGGCAGCATCATCCTTCAGATTATAAGTCAACGCTGCCTCTTTCACCTCTCCCGGCTCCAGTTTAATTCTAGGGTCTGAAAATGAACCCATATCCTGCCCTGAAACCACCAGCAGCGTTTCCTTAAATGGTGAATTGTTTTTTATGAGCAGAGGAATAGAAAACCTGCCCCCGGGGGATGCCCAATGATTATCTTCCTTTAGTTCAATAATTATGGTTCCGGGATGATATACATAAAAACTGCCCAGTTTTTTGTCCAACATAAAATCTGAACCACGATACCGGCCAGAGGCCAAAAGAGAGGCCTGAACCGCCCCCTCCCGGGAAAAACTCAGCCGGTTTGACCAGAAGCCGTCAGCCACCTTGATATCCCCATGTTCCTTTTGTCCGCTGTCAAATAGGGGTAAAGTAATTTTTTCTCCATCTTCATAATCTAAAACCAGCCAAATATGGTCCACCCGTAATTCATTTCCCTCCTGAAGACGGTGCCCTCCCATAAGCAGGGAAGCGGTAACTACCATTTCCTCACCAACATGATAACCTTCCTCTATCCAAAAATCCGTAGTTAGAACAGGAAGGTTCTGCACCGACACTCTAGAGGTTGTAGTGCTGATCAGCTCATCACCCACCAGCACTCTGGTTTCATATTCATATTCACCGGCCCGGTCCACCTGATCAAAGACACCGGTAAAGAAATCCCCCTCTTCCTGTAAAAGCAGAGTTAGAGGCATCAGCTGCCCCGGCCTTTTCAATACTACCTCAACCCTGACCGGTAATTGGGGCAAATCCTGCCCCCGTTCCACCCTCACTCTAAAATTCAAAGGTTCGTTTAAAGGATGCTGGGTTAACCCCACCGCTCCCTGGGTCCAGGCCTTTACATTAGGGTCTAAGTCCCCCATAACCCGTATCTGTTCACTTCCGGAAATAGAAACTTCCCATGTTCCCCAGTGAAGCTCCTGAAACTGCTGCAGATTAAGCAGCATATATCTATCCTCCCGGGTTGTTTGCAGCCCCTGGAAATCCTCCATACTTCCTGCCGGCGGATGAAAGGTAACCTCACACTCCCCCTCCAGGGGATTAACCACCAGAAGATTGATCTGTTGGGTATTCTGATCTACCGTAAAACTAAACCGGCCCGGCTCTTCTTGAAGATTGAAGGTATAATCCACAATGTTTTGACGGTTCCTCAAAGAACTCAAGAGCGCAAAGAAGGCAGGGGCAATTTCCCCCGGGTCACTTAACACATAATCTTCTCCTTTAGTTTCCATGGATATCTTACGCATTACCTGAGGATCTATCTCCTCACTAAAACCTACCGTATATATAGGATACCTTTCCAGAGCGAACCCGGTTACCTCCTTCCAAAGGGATTCCATATATGCCTCCATAAACTCTTCATCGTCCCCGCGGGAAGAGTCGGGATTAGGCTCTCCGTCGGTAAGCATCACGACGACTGGCCTGGCCCCCTGCCAGTCGTTCTCTTTAAATTGTGCATTAGCCATCTCCAATGCTTCTAAAAAATCCGTGCTTCCCCGGGGCGCCAGCCTCCCGGATAAGGCCTCCTTAATCTCTTCCCGCTGCTTCGGATTTTCAATTTTCTTAAGCGGATACACCTCCTGGGCCTCATGATCAAAAATAATAATGCTCAAGTAATCACCGGGGAGCAGAAGATCAATAAATATTTGAGATGACATTTCCCTGAGCCACATAGGGTCTGTATACTCCATACTGCCGGAGACATCAATAATCAGTACAATGGAAAGAGACTCCGGGCCTGTAAGCTCCTGAGCCTTGAGTATTTCTGTTTTTAAAGAAAGCCCTGTAAAAAAAAGAACAATTATTAGCAGGGATATCAGTGCATTTTTTAACTTTACCAAGAAATACCCCTCCATGAGTATATTTTTAGTCATCTAGAACATATCCTGAAACATCTGCATCAAATTAATCACTGCCGGGCCTAATATTACAATAAAAAGCGTGGGCAGTATAAAAAATATCATAGGGAAAAGCATCTTAATGGGAGCTTTCATAGCCGACTCCTCCGCCCGCTGGCGGCGCTTTCGCCTCATGGAATCCGCCTGAATACGAAGAGTATTGGCAATATTGGTTCCTAATTGTTCCGACTGAATGACCGAGGTAATAAAAATACTCAGATCCTGTACCCCGGTACGGTCTATAATGCCCCGAAAAGCATCTTCCCTTTTTTTGCCCCTGCGAATCTCCTCTAAACACCGGCTAAATTCCTTGGTCAGTT contains:
- a CDS encoding DUF2207 domain-containing protein; its protein translation is MRRWRKGLVTAALIILVVALWGGMVQAKSYKIPEVYIEAEILEDGTVRIQESRTFDFSGSFTWLEQWVFKKGNSKFDRFYVREGDIMYEQDQQGRSGQYSFLVLDEPDKMVVKWFYQAVNEQKTFTLGYDAHHVVLVHEDIVDFYYKFVGDYWEIPSGKVRVAVILPEGIPAEEVKAWGHGPLQGEVTISGNNVFFEVDNLPGDRFLEGRILFPSEFLPGANEQYRTGRYALENILEEEAALAAQANRDRFRHYLDWALAPVIFLLALGGVFYFWRKYGKEFKPDFQGDYYRELPADYSPAEMAVLYRFGVISPDDLTATIMDLARRGYMKIEEGEEKKSGLFKKTMDYRLTRKPGDFNQELAPHELDLINYLFSTIAVGENELNFSDIEKHAKKNPSGFQGFYSGWQSTLKLNCDKYEFFDPITKKGKTQEFAVGAVLIIVGFLLFFVNMIVTGFAMLLSGVVMLVAAAVLRRRSRQGVTQFAKWKAFRKFLLDFSQMDRAGIPSLVIWEHYLVYAISLGIAEEVIKQLNIVFPNLQEGNYRFGYGWYYLPHGGMGSGMPLANFNGMTSRLQQSFLTAVSYSPSSSSGSGGGGGFSGGGGGGFGGGGGRAG
- a CDS encoding RNA polymerase sigma factor, yielding MIPPGVSGNFEELFKDLWPEVYRFVYYKVQNREEAEELTQDTFKRVYPKLIDNQVQPEKIRAYVFQAARNMMKDLWRKRARHPRVVNLEEVQESRWSDAGMENESEDKMVIIEAMKELTEDYRHVLVWRVVEGYSVQEVAEKMERSPGAVRSLQFRAAQSLKQILEERGYFRG
- a CDS encoding LolA family protein; amino-acid sequence: MDKEKQEEILSEFIDDLTAEKKPRAYESDENLEMEKLFETLRAVKRTGEVGQEKIGPGEDSHIQSRRSWVSGKPRNDIRTGGAKQVIRRLALMAAAAVIVLAAFIGIMDSPFMGQESIVEAVVRAYGGLESYAGVVEIRSEREGIVDFQETVNITYRKPWSYVAVHHFDNVEVTNISDGERLVTIMPNSITVENVFPEKELWRYHIGSQVWELKNAVEVTEIGEEILLGRETVVLQYRYEEGEEYSRMWIDKGTNLPLKKELIPYEGSSLVVEFTELKVNPPIDPQTFDFALEDIDTTSPEQPYVQEINRLGEMSEVEANVELEALKDHLPQGYELFKVGVLENDKLFDYVLRYRGQTEKEFLDIYLSSNPEEFYYSPDSRVGKLAGGYVEVNRKAWNVFELYIGESSIAKWITPEFKVFMAAPHGSGLPAAYLEKIAGEEIDYVTPGDLAKEGIDQPIVKEGH
- a CDS encoding vWA domain-containing protein produces the protein MTKNILMEGYFLVKLKNALISLLIIVLFFTGLSLKTEILKAQELTGPESLSIVLIIDVSGSMEYTDPMWLREMSSQIFIDLLLPGDYLSIIIFDHEAQEVYPLKKIENPKQREEIKEALSGRLAPRGSTDFLEALEMANAQFKENDWQGARPVVVMLTDGEPNPDSSRGDDEEFMEAYMESLWKEVTGFALERYPIYTVGFSEEIDPQVMRKISMETKGEDYVLSDPGEIAPAFFALLSSLRNRQNIVDYTFNLQEEPGRFSFTVDQNTQQINLLVVNPLEGECEVTFHPPAGSMEDFQGLQTTREDRYMLLNLQQFQELHWGTWEVSISGSEQIRVMGDLDPNVKAWTQGAVGLTQHPLNEPLNFRVRVERGQDLPQLPVRVEVVLKRPGQLMPLTLLLQEEGDFFTGVFDQVDRAGEYEYETRVLVGDELISTTTSRVSVQNLPVLTTDFWIEEGYHVGEEMVVTASLLMGGHRLQEGNELRVDHIWLVLDYEDGEKITLPLFDSGQKEHGDIKVADGFWSNRLSFSREGAVQASLLASGRYRGSDFMLDKKLGSFYVYHPGTIIIELKEDNHWASPGGRFSIPLLIKNNSPFKETLLVVSGQDMGSFSDPRIKLEPGEVKEAALTYNLKDDAALGDYNLMLDFQVVDSLMEVQPSQLSFGLEVTTVPEALIRRIIPLAYGSGAVVLTILAVLLLFFLVGLILYWLLVYRRIRVGGSLIYYRNDAADELFSTPRKIRLKGRTRERVVITFNSENQDADFYIEGSTFNYDLIIEILRDKRGPAFIQGWKCLLGRYKHLLMVIRCTGSGVIEFEDLMVTQKNLYHGDSFTSGDYSFQYVNAYGRRFTGKGTESGVNILEGKMINPD